Part of the Coriobacteriia bacterium genome, TCCGCAATCGACGCGAACATCCTACTTGCCGCTCAGAAGGAGGTTGAGTTGAAGCCTCAGCTCACTCTCGGTCATCGGACCGACGACAGATTTCAAGACCTCACCGCCCGGCTTGAGAAACAGCTCGGTCGGGACGTAGCCAAACTTGTACTGCGTGGCCAAGTCGTACGCACCCTGCTCCTCTTCCAGCGCATTCACGAAGATGACCTTGCCGGCGAAATCCGGCATAACCTTCTCCACGACTGGCGAGAACTGCTTACACGATGGACACGTCAGCGTGTGGAAGTAGACGAACACC contains:
- a CDS encoding thioredoxin family protein, whose translation is MANSDDHVPGRLGRTTKIVLACTLVLLALVAVVIGKNITSARSAENKAVEPASSSAGITSIQGDTAAEYKAALADGRPVFVYFHTLTCPSCKQFSPVVEKVMPDFAGKVIFVNALEEEQGAYDLATQYKFGYVPTELFLKPGGEVLKSVVGPMTESELRLQLNLLLSGK